The stretch of DNA CACCATCAATTCGAGAGTGTGCTTCTCCGTTTGCTTCAAGGAGAGATTCGGGAGAGTCTCGCGATGGCAATTGAAGAGGCGATTTCGCAAAGCGAGAGCTTGTTCGAACAGCTTGACGCAAACAGCCGCAAGGTAGTCGGTTCCGACCGCAAAGAGCTGCATCTGTCTGGCAAGCTGCTTGGAGAAATTAAGCAGCTCCAAGAAAAGATTGGTGTCATTGAGGAAGAGCTGGTCTTTGAAGGGGGCCTATTCGCTCTGGATGAATACTCACTTAAGATTGTAGAGGAACATCTGGAGATGATCCATCACGCACTGAGCTTGTTCCAGTTGAGTGAACTTCCGATTTCTTGGCTGAGTGAAGATAGGGAAGGGTTGACCCTGGTCATTATGCCAAGGCAAGTGAAGCAGGTGCTTAGGGAACGCGTCTTCTCCAAGAAGATGCCGATCGTATTCTCATCGGCCACCTTGTCGGTGAACGGTTCTTTTGATTATATTGCACAAAGCTTGGGAATTGAGCAATATGAGTCATTCTCCGTGCCCTCCCCGTATGATTACGAAGAGCGCATGAAGGTGCAAATGGCAGCTGAGGCCGATCCGGCTGTGAAAATAAACTCCGTTATCCAGCTGCTGGAGCAGCAGGGAGGGCGATCTTTGCTGCTCTTTCCTTCCAAAGAGCAGCTTCAGGAATTTCGTGACAGATACACCAAATTATCATTCAAGTCCAGCTACAAGCTGCTGTTTGAAGGCTCAGCAGAAATCAGCCACCTGATTGCAAGCTTTCAGCAGGATGAGACCAGCGTACTATGTGCCGCAACTTTGTGGGAGGGGCTTGATATTCCAGGCCCATCACTGTCCCAGGTGATCATGTGGGAATTGCCTTTCCCGCCGAATGATCCTGTGTTTGCAGCTAAGCGGCAGGAATCGAATCAGCCTTTTGAGGAAGTGGATCTTCCTTATATGCTGCTGAGGGTCAAGCAGGGCATAGGCCGGCTCATTCGTTCACGGGAAGATCAAGGATCGGTAACGATCTTTGGGGAGCAGCTTCAGAATCCTGAAGTGAGGGATCAGGTCGTTCGTTTGCTTCCGGAGGGAACGCTTAAGGCGTGAAGCTTGGCATGTGATAATGGGTGCTTCGCTAGAAAATAAAGAACAGGTCAGGGAATCCTGACCTGTTCTTTATTGTTCATGGAGATATGAATACAGTGATACATCAGGGTCGCGTGTATCCTTCTTAAAGGGGAGACCGCGTATAGCTTTTCTCATATTTATAATTAAAGCCTTTGATCAGTCCGTCGGACAATGACAAGGTGAGCAGGTCGGTGATGCTGCTCCCTTGAGCCATGCCCATCATAACCAGAGATCCTTTCTGAACTTTATATTGGCCCAGCATTTGCATTCCGGTATCTGCGGTCCATTGCACCTTGCCACTAGCCGTGTCAACAGCACTAAGGAGGAAATGAGAATCTGGCAAAGTACTAGATTGATGAATAACCAGGAGAACCCCAGTTTTTCCTACAGTGAGCGGAGGCCGGTTTACCACACTCCCGTACCGGTTTTGCAGATATCGGAACAGCTCTTTATAACTTTGTTCCTGTTTCCCGTAGGCATCCGCGGTTTCGTGATAGGCAT from Paenibacillus sp. CAA11 encodes:
- a CDS encoding ATP-dependent DNA helicase; this encodes MSSYPFEFNPKEPFIQQASDWIADVLYDILPEAGFEVRDEQIFMAFQLERAYREKSVMFAEAGVGTGKTIAYLLYAVTYARYTRRPAIIACADESLIEQLVKPEGDVAKLAKHLGLIIDARLGKSPDQYICLNKLDEARYASLDGDLYREIHKGLPSFVKSPETLQAFHPYGNRKDYPHLSDEQWGRLGWDAFQDCSVCSQRHRCGQTLSRDYYRKAADLIICSHDFYMEHVWTYETRKRKGQLPLLPEHSSVIFDEGHLLETATQNALTYKLQHHQFESVLLRLLQGEIRESLAMAIEEAISQSESLFEQLDANSRKVVGSDRKELHLSGKLLGEIKQLQEKIGVIEEELVFEGGLFALDEYSLKIVEEHLEMIHHALSLFQLSELPISWLSEDREGLTLVIMPRQVKQVLRERVFSKKMPIVFSSATLSVNGSFDYIAQSLGIEQYESFSVPSPYDYEERMKVQMAAEADPAVKINSVIQLLEQQGGRSLLLFPSKEQLQEFRDRYTKLSFKSSYKLLFEGSAEISHLIASFQQDETSVLCAATLWEGLDIPGPSLSQVIMWELPFPPNDPVFAAKRQESNQPFEEVDLPYMLLRVKQGIGRLIRSREDQGSVTIFGEQLQNPEVRDQVVRLLPEGTLKA